Proteins encoded within one genomic window of Novosphingobium sp. EMRT-2:
- a CDS encoding LysR family transcriptional regulator yields MTRHSLIELEAVLAIVRCGSFRAAALDLGMSTTAISNAVGKLERELAVRLFNRTTRSVSLTYAGRIFVAQIKPALEEIQKAMNTVRAQQETPSGTLRINAFATAAREIMAPLVLSYLQRYPQVHIDLVTEGRLVDVVAAGFDMGVRSADLVPSDAIAIPLGQMRRMAVAASPAFFESRVIPRAPQELLAYPCLRVRLPNGALFRWRFEKDGEELQLDVEGPITLDEASLARIAATNGTGIGYFMEADIRDDIVAGRLVRILEDWTPPLVPLCLYYSNRRNSSAAFQAFIALARDFAAGRLEQS; encoded by the coding sequence ATGACTCGCCATTCGCTGATTGAGCTCGAGGCTGTCCTGGCCATCGTTCGGTGCGGCTCGTTTCGAGCGGCAGCGCTCGATCTTGGCATGTCGACCACGGCCATCAGCAACGCGGTGGGCAAGCTCGAGCGGGAGCTTGCCGTGCGATTGTTCAATCGCACCACGCGCAGCGTCTCGCTCACCTATGCGGGCCGGATATTCGTCGCTCAGATCAAGCCTGCGCTGGAGGAGATCCAGAAAGCGATGAATACGGTGCGCGCCCAGCAGGAGACGCCGTCCGGCACCTTGCGCATCAATGCCTTCGCGACGGCCGCGCGTGAAATCATGGCGCCGCTGGTCCTCAGCTATCTGCAGCGCTATCCGCAGGTTCATATCGACCTTGTCACCGAGGGCCGGCTTGTCGATGTCGTTGCGGCAGGCTTCGATATGGGCGTGCGCAGCGCGGATCTGGTGCCCAGCGACGCGATCGCAATACCGCTGGGTCAAATGAGACGCATGGCGGTGGCCGCATCTCCCGCCTTTTTCGAAAGCAGGGTTATTCCCCGGGCGCCGCAGGAGTTGCTCGCTTATCCCTGTCTTCGCGTGCGGCTTCCCAATGGCGCCTTGTTCCGATGGCGGTTTGAAAAGGACGGCGAAGAATTGCAGCTCGATGTCGAGGGCCCGATCACCCTCGACGAGGCCTCCCTGGCCCGGATCGCGGCAACCAACGGCACCGGGATCGGCTATTTCATGGAAGCCGATATACGCGACGACATTGTAGCGGGGCGGCTCGTGCGCATTCTCGAAGACTGGACACCGCCGCTTGTGCCGCTGTGCCTCTATTATTCCAATCGACGCAATTCCTCTGCGGCCTTCCAGGCCTTTATCGCGCTCGCGCGCGACTTCGCGGCGGGAAGGCTCGAACAATCTTGA
- a CDS encoding DUF3034 family protein, producing the protein MRKSCLPALACAAGLFAFSAPAAARDLVSFDSGKLILTNGVTTIEGSGGGGLATWATISGMGTDRAVGVSAHVTGVELPDFRLDTHGIAIGIRDRVELAYARQNFNTRDVGAALGLGRGFQFNQDIFSAKVRLAGDLVYGPGWLPQVSVGVEHKRSLDAGIVRAVGARASAGTDFTVSATKLILGASVLANATVRLTNANQFGLLGFGGDKHAGRSVQFEGSLGWLVTSRLAVGAEWRTRPDNLGIAREDDAKDVFAAWAVTRHVTLTAAYVDVGSVATRGGQRGGLLSLQLAY; encoded by the coding sequence ATGCGAAAGAGCTGTCTTCCCGCCCTTGCCTGCGCTGCCGGCCTGTTTGCCTTCAGCGCGCCGGCGGCGGCGCGCGATCTCGTCAGTTTTGACAGCGGCAAGCTGATCCTGACCAACGGCGTGACCACGATCGAGGGCAGCGGCGGCGGCGGCCTTGCCACCTGGGCCACGATTTCGGGCATGGGGACGGACCGTGCCGTGGGCGTTTCGGCGCATGTCACCGGGGTGGAATTGCCCGATTTCCGGCTCGACACGCACGGGATCGCGATCGGCATCCGCGACCGGGTGGAGCTTGCCTATGCCCGGCAGAACTTCAACACCCGCGATGTCGGCGCGGCATTGGGGCTGGGCCGGGGCTTCCAGTTCAACCAGGACATTTTCTCGGCCAAAGTCCGGTTGGCCGGCGATCTTGTCTATGGTCCCGGCTGGCTGCCTCAAGTCAGCGTCGGCGTGGAGCACAAGCGCAGCCTCGATGCGGGAATTGTCCGCGCTGTGGGGGCCAGGGCGTCCGCCGGCACCGATTTTACCGTGAGCGCGACCAAGTTGATCCTGGGCGCGAGCGTGCTCGCCAATGCCACCGTGCGGCTGACCAACGCCAACCAGTTCGGCCTGCTCGGCTTCGGCGGCGACAAGCACGCGGGACGCAGCGTGCAGTTCGAGGGCTCGCTCGGCTGGCTGGTGACCTCGCGCCTTGCCGTGGGCGCCGAATGGCGCACGCGACCCGACAACCTTGGCATCGCGCGCGAGGATGATGCCAAGGACGTGTTCGCAGCCTGGGCGGTGACCCGCCATGTAACGCTGACCGCAGCCTACGTCGACGTGGGTTCGGTGGCGACAAGGGGCGGCCAGCGTGGCGGGCTGCTTTCGCTGCAGCTCGCGTATTGA
- a CDS encoding SDR family oxidoreductase, with the protein MNIKTDPTEFAGKRVLVSGGTKGLGRATVERFLAGGARVVTAARSITDSIEGVEYVQADLTTAEGGEAFAKAALERLGGIDILAHVIGGSASPAGGFAALTDDHWLAELNLNLLATVRLDRLLIPQMLERHGGVVVHVTSIQSVLPLPESTTGYAAAKAALRTYSKSISKELGPKGVRVNSVSPGWIMTEGADDFLETLRAASGGTIEDARQSVLDALGGISIGRGAAPEEVADLIAYLASDRAAAIHGAEFVIDGGTIRTV; encoded by the coding sequence ATGAACATCAAGACCGATCCCACCGAGTTCGCCGGCAAGCGCGTTCTCGTCAGCGGTGGCACCAAAGGCTTGGGCCGCGCCACCGTCGAACGCTTTCTGGCCGGCGGAGCCCGTGTGGTCACCGCCGCCCGCTCGATCACGGATTCCATAGAAGGCGTCGAATATGTGCAGGCCGACCTGACGACCGCGGAGGGCGGCGAAGCCTTCGCCAAGGCGGCGCTCGAGCGGCTGGGTGGCATCGACATTCTCGCCCATGTCATCGGTGGCTCGGCTTCGCCAGCGGGTGGCTTCGCCGCGCTGACCGACGACCACTGGCTCGCCGAGCTGAATCTCAACCTGCTGGCGACGGTCCGGCTCGATCGCCTGCTGATCCCGCAGATGCTGGAGCGGCACGGCGGCGTTGTGGTGCACGTCACCTCGATCCAGTCCGTCCTACCGCTGCCCGAATCCACGACAGGCTATGCTGCCGCCAAAGCTGCGTTGAGAACTTACAGCAAGTCGATCTCGAAGGAGCTCGGCCCCAAGGGCGTGAGGGTCAACTCCGTCTCGCCCGGCTGGATCATGACGGAGGGCGCTGACGACTTTCTCGAAACACTGCGGGCCGCCAGTGGCGGCACGATCGAGGATGCGCGTCAGTCCGTGCTCGATGCCCTGGGTGGCATCTCGATCGGGCGGGGAGCCGCGCCCGAAGAGGTGGCCGACCTCATCGCCTATCTCGCTTCAGACCGTGCCGCCGCAATCCATGGCGCCGAGTTCGTCATAGACGGCGGAACGATCCGCACCGTTTAA
- a CDS encoding group 1 truncated hemoglobin, with protein MPFLFPLLLAAAPLAEPPQEALPPAQTEAPVDWDKEFGVVRKQRDPVTGELPVDPYPQSDANAGAKPFSGEGMARAFGGQDGIRRITARFVELNVADPRIKAIFAEHDLVRLQRTLFEQFCYLLNAGCPYSGRDMKTAHKGLGTTRADLNALVENLQRAMREAHVSFVAQNRLLAKLAPMDRDVTER; from the coding sequence ATGCCGTTTCTTTTCCCCCTGTTGCTGGCCGCTGCGCCGCTGGCCGAACCGCCTCAGGAAGCCTTGCCGCCGGCACAAACCGAAGCGCCGGTCGACTGGGACAAGGAATTCGGCGTCGTGCGCAAGCAGCGTGATCCCGTGACGGGGGAGCTTCCGGTCGATCCCTACCCGCAGAGCGATGCCAACGCCGGGGCGAAGCCATTTTCCGGCGAAGGCATGGCGCGGGCCTTTGGCGGGCAGGACGGCATCCGCCGCATCACCGCGCGTTTCGTCGAACTCAACGTGGCCGATCCCCGGATCAAGGCGATCTTCGCCGAGCACGACCTCGTGCGGCTGCAGCGCACGCTGTTCGAACAGTTCTGCTATCTCCTGAACGCGGGGTGCCCTTATTCGGGCCGCGACATGAAGACCGCGCACAAGGGGCTGGGGACGACGCGCGCCGATCTCAACGCGCTGGTCGAAAACCTGCAACGCGCAATGCGCGAAGCGCATGTTTCCTTCGTCGCGCAGAACCGGTTGCTCGCCAAGCTGGCGCCGATGGACCGCGATGTGACCGAGCGTTGA
- a CDS encoding nuclear transport factor 2 family protein, with translation MSMDLPKPIAAYVEANARLDIDGMLKPFLSNAVFFDNGKHFEGEAAIRQLFEEEVMPVKAIFTPDTVREDGGDVVVEGPAHGDFPGSPLRFTYRFTLERGAIRTLETTV, from the coding sequence ATGTCAATGGACCTACCCAAGCCGATCGCCGCCTATGTCGAGGCAAACGCCCGTCTCGACATCGATGGCATGTTGAAGCCCTTCCTCAGCAACGCCGTGTTTTTCGATAACGGTAAGCACTTCGAGGGCGAGGCCGCGATCCGCCAGCTGTTCGAGGAAGAAGTGATGCCGGTGAAGGCAATCTTCACGCCCGATACCGTTCGGGAAGACGGCGGCGACGTGGTCGTCGAAGGCCCCGCCCATGGTGACTTCCCGGGCAGCCCGCTCCGCTTCACCTACCGCTTCACGCTGGAGCGCGGCGCCATCAGGACGCTGGAGACCACGGTATGA
- a CDS encoding carboxypeptidase regulatory-like domain-containing protein, translated as MITRFVTRLPLVLVCLIGVSATGPQSAVVQVFDQRGLPVEGAVIEVPPPAGSTRPLAFPWRSAMAQRNLNFVPGTLIVPQGATVAFPNLDTVRHSIYSFSRPARFQIDLYGRDQTRSQRFPITGTVALGCNIHDKMRGYIRVTSTPYAAATDLNGRGQIEGLPRGTYRVTVWHPRLRGNGNETVQTIAVSPGAPARLTIELR; from the coding sequence ATGATAACGCGCTTCGTGACTCGGTTGCCCCTCGTACTCGTGTGCCTGATCGGGGTGTCGGCAACCGGCCCGCAGTCCGCCGTGGTCCAGGTGTTCGACCAGCGCGGCCTCCCCGTCGAAGGCGCGGTGATCGAAGTGCCGCCCCCCGCAGGCAGCACCCGTCCGCTCGCTTTCCCCTGGCGCAGCGCCATGGCGCAGCGCAACCTGAACTTCGTTCCCGGCACGCTGATCGTGCCGCAGGGGGCCACCGTCGCCTTCCCCAATCTCGATACCGTGCGCCACAGCATCTACAGCTTTTCCAGGCCCGCGCGCTTCCAGATCGATCTCTATGGCCGCGACCAGACGCGCAGCCAGCGCTTCCCGATCACCGGCACTGTGGCGTTGGGCTGCAACATCCACGACAAGATGCGGGGCTACATCCGCGTCACCAGCACGCCTTATGCTGCCGCTACCGATCTCAACGGGCGTGGCCAGATCGAAGGACTGCCGCGCGGCACCTACCGCGTTACCGTGTGGCATCCGCGCCTGCGCGGCAACGGCAACGAGACGGTTCAGACCATCGCCGTCTCGCCCGGCGCGCCCGCGCGGCTCACGATAGAACTGCGCTGA